The following are encoded together in the Kribbella voronezhensis genome:
- a CDS encoding NAD-dependent epimerase/dehydratase family protein: MTAATVTWVVGAGGLLGRQLVRRLRDRGHEVVTVHIPWQDRDASAAALRDGFAELLARSGGGEWNIAWCAGAGVVASSPEVLKEEGETYSRFLRHLADQQDLGARGAFFLASSAGGLYAGSSDRPPFTEDSEPRPLAPYGQLKLAMEQELSELSRATGMPAFIGRIANLYGPGQNVNKPQGLVSHLCKAHLTGQPLSIYVPLDTLRDYLLVTDCAAMVTAGLEDVRRVARAAADPVVVKVLASGRGTSIGALIAESRRVFRRRPRIVLGSSPLASVQPRDIRLRSVRWPELDCYARSTLAAGIASTARELGRQRVS, encoded by the coding sequence ATGACCGCAGCGACCGTCACCTGGGTCGTCGGCGCCGGCGGCCTGCTCGGCCGGCAGCTGGTGCGCCGGTTGCGGGACCGCGGTCATGAGGTCGTGACGGTTCACATCCCGTGGCAGGACCGCGACGCCTCTGCGGCTGCGCTGCGGGACGGCTTCGCCGAGCTGCTCGCCCGCTCCGGCGGTGGCGAGTGGAACATCGCGTGGTGCGCCGGTGCCGGCGTCGTCGCCAGCTCCCCGGAGGTCCTCAAGGAAGAGGGCGAGACCTACTCCCGGTTCCTCCGGCACCTGGCCGACCAGCAGGACCTCGGCGCCAGGGGTGCCTTCTTCCTCGCATCCTCCGCCGGAGGCCTGTACGCCGGGTCCAGCGACCGCCCGCCGTTCACCGAGGACAGCGAGCCACGACCGCTCGCGCCGTACGGGCAGTTGAAGCTGGCGATGGAGCAGGAGCTGAGTGAGCTGTCCCGGGCGACCGGGATGCCGGCGTTCATCGGCCGCATCGCGAACCTCTACGGCCCCGGCCAGAACGTGAACAAGCCGCAAGGCCTGGTCTCCCACCTCTGCAAGGCCCATCTCACCGGGCAGCCACTGTCCATCTACGTCCCCCTGGACACCTTGCGCGACTACCTGCTCGTGACCGACTGCGCCGCCATGGTCACCGCCGGACTGGAGGACGTACGTCGGGTCGCCCGGGCGGCCGCGGACCCGGTGGTGGTGAAGGTGCTCGCTTCCGGACGCGGTACCTCGATCGGGGCGTTGATCGCCGAGTCGAGGCGGGTGTTCCGCCGCCGGCCCCGGATCGTGCTCGGTTCCTCGCCACTGGCGTCGGTCCAGCCGCGCGACATCCGGTTGCGGTCGGTGCGCTGGCCGGAACTCGACTGCTACGCCCGCTCGACTCTCGCCGCCGGGATCGCCTCCACCGCGCGGGAGCTCGGTCGGCAGCGCGTGTCATGA